Proteins encoded within one genomic window of Rhodohalobacter sp. SW132:
- a CDS encoding PAS domain-containing sensor histidine kinase has product MNLPPFSPELKKSEYDYELFFNLSPDLVCIAGFDGYFKRVNPAVQNLLEYSFDELYSRPINDFIHPDDRERTSIARENIHRSDSLLNFENRYVTKKGSVVWLEWTSEPVPDDRLVFAIAKNITYKKQLEAEQIRLIDELSTVNDELKQFNLTASHDLRSPLSSLMTIFDLLDVSKISDRETLELIEILKLSGIQLKDTLNRYVDRLSNKRVCEVNVEKVNLMQTLDSIIQAIPLLIRTSKTQIQSDFSELPEVTFNPAYLESIFMNLITNSIKYAGNGRSPVIKIRSEIENDTPKVFFEDNGRGFNMESVRGKIFGINQTFHKNFDSKGVGLYLVHKHITDMGGEISVESTENIGTRFVITFKEQH; this is encoded by the coding sequence ATGAACCTACCACCTTTTTCTCCTGAATTGAAGAAGTCTGAATATGATTACGAGCTGTTTTTCAATCTCTCACCAGATCTTGTTTGTATTGCCGGGTTCGATGGCTACTTCAAACGGGTGAACCCGGCTGTTCAAAACCTGCTTGAATATTCATTTGATGAGCTTTATAGCCGCCCGATTAATGATTTTATCCACCCGGACGACAGGGAGAGAACATCCATTGCCCGGGAAAATATTCACAGGTCCGACTCCCTCCTTAATTTTGAAAACCGGTATGTTACCAAAAAAGGGAGTGTTGTGTGGCTTGAATGGACATCCGAACCCGTGCCGGATGACCGGCTTGTATTTGCCATCGCAAAAAATATCACATACAAAAAACAACTTGAAGCTGAGCAGATCCGGCTGATAGATGAGCTTTCAACGGTGAATGATGAGCTGAAACAGTTTAACCTGACTGCATCTCACGACCTGAGGTCGCCGCTCTCCAGTTTGATGACTATTTTTGACCTGCTTGATGTATCAAAAATAAGCGATCGGGAGACACTTGAGCTGATCGAAATCCTGAAGCTGTCCGGTATTCAGCTCAAAGACACTCTGAACCGGTATGTGGATCGTTTGAGCAATAAGCGCGTTTGTGAAGTAAACGTAGAAAAAGTAAACCTCATGCAAACCCTGGATTCGATAATTCAGGCAATTCCCCTGCTGATTCGTACATCGAAAACCCAAATTCAGTCAGATTTTTCAGAACTCCCCGAAGTAACCTTTAATCCCGCTTATCTCGAGAGTATTTTTATGAACCTGATCACCAATTCCATAAAATATGCCGGCAACGGACGCTCTCCGGTGATCAAAATCAGAAGTGAAATAGAGAATGACACTCCTAAAGTCTTTTTTGAAGATAACGGTCGTGGTTTTAATATGGAATCTGTTCGGGGCAAAATCTTTGGAATTAATCAGACGTTTCATAAAAATTTCGACAGCAAGGGTGTGGGGCTATACCTTGTTCACAAGCATATCACAGACATGGGTGGAGAGATTTCAGTGGAGAGTACCGAAAATATAGGAACGCGATTTGTCATCACGTTTAAAGAGCAGCATTGA
- a CDS encoding TonB family protein, with translation MRQSVFFSVVLSLFLLSCGGPKVAIQYQGTSPIPYDNPNEESNESQSDSDTYNPDPYVMVFSIPNLKGGNSGLRKRIHYPEEAIQNEVQGIVTVQFRIHENGDTSGFVVLEGIGHGCDEAVIDAIKESTFTLDNSENEPFASFLWMVRTEFIL, from the coding sequence ATGCGACAATCGGTATTCTTTTCCGTTGTTTTATCCCTATTTCTCCTCTCATGCGGCGGGCCAAAAGTTGCTATACAATACCAGGGAACTTCGCCGATACCGTATGATAACCCAAATGAAGAATCAAATGAAAGTCAATCGGATTCAGACACATATAACCCTGACCCTTATGTGATGGTATTCTCTATCCCGAACCTTAAAGGAGGAAATTCAGGTCTCAGAAAACGAATACATTATCCTGAAGAAGCAATACAGAATGAAGTTCAGGGTATCGTAACGGTTCAATTTCGGATCCATGAAAATGGAGATACGTCCGGCTTCGTAGTATTAGAAGGGATCGGTCACGGATGCGACGAAGCTGTCATCGATGCGATAAAAGAATCTACATTCACCCTCGATAACAGTGAAAATGAGCCATTTGCTTCTTTTTTATGGATGGTTCGCACCGAATTTATTCTATAA
- a CDS encoding peroxiredoxin — MVSVITVSAQNSVLEIGDAAPDFEAMTAEGEKWSSSNNIGESIFVVYFYPAAMTGGCTAQACSFRDNRSQLLDLGAEVVGISGDEVNNLRVFKHTNNLNFPLLSDPEGSIARSFGVPVRDGGMITREVDGEEVELRRTVTTSRWTFIIGRDGTVLYKDTEVDAEGDSEAVIAAIRQLTQN, encoded by the coding sequence ATGGTTTCAGTCATAACAGTGTCTGCACAGAATTCAGTTCTTGAAATCGGAGATGCAGCCCCTGACTTTGAAGCTATGACTGCTGAAGGTGAAAAATGGAGCAGCAGTAACAATATCGGAGAATCTATCTTTGTTGTCTATTTCTATCCGGCAGCAATGACTGGCGGATGTACAGCACAGGCATGCAGTTTCCGGGATAACCGTAGTCAGCTTTTGGATTTGGGAGCTGAAGTGGTCGGTATCAGCGGTGATGAGGTCAACAATCTTCGTGTTTTTAAACATACCAATAATCTGAATTTTCCGCTTCTTTCAGACCCGGAAGGAAGTATAGCCCGCTCATTTGGCGTACCTGTTCGCGATGGAGGAATGATTACAAGAGAAGTTGATGGCGAAGAAGTTGAGCTTCGGCGTACGGTAACTACTTCAAGATGGACCTTCATCATAGGCAGGGATGGTACAGTACTATATAAAGATACAGAGGTGGATGCAGAAGGAGATAGTGAAGCAGTTATTGCTGCGATTCGTCAGCTCACTCAAAATTGA
- a CDS encoding cytochrome D1 domain-containing protein has protein sequence MADSFIQLIRQKNLRNPFSIIILALLVLSGFGCGQNEGTERTEDSGKLVVLNKSGYTAMIIDMESREVLATLPTGVAPHEAVISPDGRYALASNYGEYDGEPGNTLTVIDLEELVVDREIDLGEYARPHGLAWLNDGEHIAVTAEVQEALIVLHFPTDEIVQVTPTNQQRSHIVHLSSDNSKAYVANIDYGTMSIIDMQAGEVIAQLDTGEGAEGIAISPDESELWISNRYEDTVSIIDLENYEVIETIEAGSFPIRSNFTPDGDHVLVANMEGGDVSVFDSASRTELMRIDLEPDSDLNAGPVGMLIIPGNRILVAGTQTDRLYMIDLESFEIIDHIETGEEPDGMAFVGIDH, from the coding sequence ATGGCCGATTCATTTATTCAATTGATAAGGCAAAAAAATTTAAGGAATCCGTTTTCTATTATCATCCTGGCCCTTTTGGTCCTCTCGGGTTTTGGTTGTGGCCAAAATGAAGGTACGGAACGAACTGAAGACTCTGGAAAACTTGTAGTTCTCAACAAGTCGGGTTATACGGCGATGATCATCGATATGGAGTCCAGGGAAGTATTGGCAACTCTACCAACCGGTGTTGCACCACATGAAGCGGTAATCTCACCGGATGGAAGGTATGCATTAGCCTCAAACTATGGTGAATATGACGGTGAACCGGGCAATACACTGACCGTTATCGATTTGGAAGAACTCGTGGTTGACCGTGAAATCGATCTTGGTGAATATGCACGTCCTCATGGGCTGGCATGGTTAAATGACGGGGAGCATATTGCTGTTACAGCCGAAGTTCAGGAAGCATTGATTGTGTTACATTTTCCCACTGATGAAATTGTCCAGGTCACCCCAACAAATCAGCAGAGATCGCATATCGTACACTTGTCTTCCGACAATTCAAAAGCCTACGTCGCAAATATCGACTACGGGACAATGAGTATAATCGATATGCAGGCTGGTGAAGTGATCGCACAATTGGATACCGGTGAAGGAGCCGAGGGTATTGCGATTTCACCGGATGAGTCAGAACTCTGGATATCGAATCGATATGAAGATACAGTCTCTATCATTGATCTGGAGAATTATGAAGTTATTGAAACTATAGAGGCCGGTTCGTTTCCAATACGGTCCAATTTTACACCAGATGGGGATCATGTGCTTGTTGCCAATATGGAGGGAGGTGATGTGTCTGTGTTCGACAGTGCAAGCCGTACGGAGCTTATGCGAATCGATCTTGAGCCAGACAGTGATTTGAACGCTGGCCCGGTTGGTATGTTAATTATACCCGGGAACCGTATTCTTGTGGCAGGTACGCAGACCGACAGGCTATATATGATTGACTTAGAGAGTTTTGAGATAATCGATCATATTGAAACAGGCGAGGAACCAGACGGAATGGCGTTTGTGGGGATAGATCATTAA
- a CDS encoding heme-binding protein has product MMRICGIILAVSLLLIPVDLYSQDTSVRVLSLEDAKRIANAAEARAMEDNWTVVITIIDAGGHPILLHRVDDTQIGSIGIALQKAKTAVFYKRPTKAFQDGVAAGNTGILNLPDLLPFEGGLPIMYDGAVIGGIGVSGVTAAQDGIIAQAGIDAL; this is encoded by the coding sequence ATGATGAGAATATGTGGAATTATACTAGCAGTTTCACTTTTATTGATACCTGTTGACCTGTATTCCCAGGACACGTCAGTCAGAGTTCTGTCTCTGGAAGATGCTAAGAGAATTGCAAATGCTGCTGAAGCAAGAGCGATGGAGGACAACTGGACCGTTGTCATTACAATCATCGATGCTGGAGGTCACCCAATTTTACTGCATCGGGTTGATGATACACAGATCGGCAGTATTGGAATTGCTCTTCAGAAAGCAAAAACTGCCGTTTTTTACAAACGACCAACGAAAGCGTTCCAGGATGGAGTTGCAGCAGGAAATACCGGTATTCTGAACCTCCCCGATTTATTACCATTTGAAGGAGGCCTACCGATCATGTATGATGGTGCCGTTATCGGGGGGATTGGAGTTAGCGGTGTAACGGCTGCACAGGATGGAATCATCGCGCAGGCTGGAATTGATGCATTATAA
- a CDS encoding transposase — protein MLTGHYPELIQCDKIYHTNNNRTWCSTRNIRMTALPKGPKPKLSTYEKRKQRGEYAERNHIEERIGNAKQALSLNQIKAKLQGTSETWIAVTLFVLNLSVFAAHSGVTF, from the coding sequence CTGCTGACCGGACATTACCCGGAGCTGATTCAGTGCGACAAGATTTATCACACCAACAACAACCGAACATGGTGCAGCACCCGAAACATTCGTATGACGGCCCTGCCCAAAGGACCAAAGCCCAAACTCAGCACCTACGAGAAGAGAAAACAGCGGGGTGAATACGCCGAGCGTAACCATATTGAGGAGCGCATCGGCAATGCCAAACAGGCGCTTTCACTGAATCAAATCAAAGCCAAACTTCAGGGCACATCCGAAACCTGGATTGCAGTCACCCTGTTTGTACTGAACCTTTCAGTCTTTGCCGCCCACTCAGGCGTGACTTTTTGA
- a CDS encoding GntP family permease, with product MSATFLILLTAGSIALLLILIMVVRVQAFLALLLVSIIVAIVGGIPITEITQAIQDGMGGTLGYIAIVVGIGTMLGEIVQVSGGAQRIADTIIRSFGENKSQWALAAVGLIVAIPVFFEVALILFIPLIYDMTRKTGRSILYYGIPLVGGIAVAHAFIPPTPGPVAVASLIGADLGWVILMGIIAGVPSAAVGGVFFGKFIAKKIHRDVPDYMEVEVPESAADRERKLPSFGMVISIIALPLVLILLNTGSDILLAEGDPVRRWLSLIGHPFTALLLATLLSFYLLGTRLGFTAAEIQKIASRSMEPVGMIILVTGAGGAFGQILIATGVGEALVGLMEDTNMPVILFAFLVATVVRVSQGSATVAMVTAAGLIAPIVSMGDYSAPLLACITIAIACGGTVLSHVNDSGFWLVNQYMGLTEKETLQSWTVMETIIGLTGLAVVMTIGAFL from the coding sequence ATGTCAGCTACCTTCCTGATTTTATTAACCGCGGGCAGTATTGCACTTCTTCTGATTTTGATAATGGTAGTTCGGGTTCAGGCGTTTCTCGCCCTTCTGCTGGTAAGTATCATAGTGGCAATAGTGGGCGGAATCCCGATCACAGAAATCACACAGGCTATCCAGGACGGGATGGGAGGTACGCTCGGCTATATCGCCATTGTGGTCGGCATCGGTACAATGCTGGGAGAAATTGTTCAGGTCTCCGGCGGAGCCCAGCGGATAGCAGATACGATCATCCGGTCGTTCGGCGAAAACAAATCACAGTGGGCGCTGGCTGCTGTCGGGCTGATCGTTGCGATCCCGGTCTTTTTTGAAGTGGCGCTGATTTTGTTTATTCCGTTGATTTACGACATGACCCGCAAAACCGGCCGGTCAATTCTCTATTACGGGATTCCGCTTGTTGGCGGCATCGCTGTTGCCCACGCGTTTATTCCTCCCACTCCGGGACCGGTTGCTGTAGCTTCTCTGATCGGGGCAGATTTGGGATGGGTGATTCTGATGGGAATTATTGCGGGAGTTCCGTCAGCCGCGGTTGGCGGTGTCTTTTTTGGGAAATTTATCGCTAAAAAAATCCACCGTGATGTACCCGATTATATGGAGGTCGAGGTGCCGGAATCCGCGGCGGATCGCGAACGAAAACTGCCTTCATTCGGAATGGTTATTTCCATCATCGCACTACCTCTCGTATTGATTCTGCTGAACACCGGTAGTGATATCCTGCTTGCAGAAGGCGATCCGGTCCGCCGATGGCTTTCATTAATTGGGCACCCCTTCACAGCACTTCTCCTGGCTACTCTGCTTTCGTTCTATCTGCTCGGAACACGCCTCGGTTTTACCGCAGCAGAAATTCAAAAAATTGCATCACGTTCGATGGAGCCGGTTGGAATGATCATCCTGGTGACCGGAGCCGGCGGTGCATTTGGTCAGATTTTAATTGCAACCGGAGTGGGGGAAGCGCTTGTCGGCCTGATGGAGGATACCAACATGCCGGTCATACTGTTCGCATTTCTGGTGGCAACCGTCGTGAGGGTGTCGCAGGGTTCAGCTACCGTGGCGATGGTTACAGCGGCCGGTCTGATCGCGCCCATCGTTTCGATGGGTGATTACTCCGCTCCGCTGCTCGCCTGCATCACCATTGCGATTGCGTGCGGGGGGACGGTCCTCTCCCATGTAAATGATTCCGGATTCTGGCTGGTGAACCAGTACATGGGGCTCACCGAAAAGGAGACGCTTCAATCATGGACGGTGATGGAAACGATCATCGGGCTGACCGGACTGGCCGTGGTGATGACCATCGGCGCATTTTTATAA
- a CDS encoding gluconokinase, with translation MSPNNIILMGVSGCGKTSVGKKLAAGLGIPFFDGDDFHPEKNVEKMRSGRPLNDSDRRPWLENLAELLATKKQDQGCVLACSALKQQYRKMLSAEGGEPIVVYLKGEKDLISERLRSREGHYMPPELLDSQFNDLEEPESAIAVSINQPVDRIVEEIIRKIELIQN, from the coding sequence ATGTCACCGAATAATATCATTTTAATGGGGGTGTCCGGTTGCGGAAAAACATCGGTCGGGAAAAAGCTGGCAGCCGGCCTGGGGATACCGTTTTTTGATGGGGATGATTTCCATCCCGAAAAAAATGTGGAGAAGATGCGTTCCGGGCGTCCGCTGAATGATAGCGACCGCCGTCCCTGGCTGGAAAATCTGGCAGAATTGCTCGCCACAAAAAAACAGGACCAAGGGTGTGTTCTCGCCTGTTCTGCCCTGAAGCAACAATACCGAAAAATGCTCTCAGCTGAAGGTGGGGAACCGATAGTTGTATATCTAAAAGGCGAAAAGGATTTGATTTCGGAAAGACTCCGAAGCCGTGAAGGCCATTACATGCCACCGGAACTTTTAGATTCTCAATTTAATGATTTGGAGGAACCGGAATCGGCAATTGCAGTGTCTATTAATCAACCGGTGGATCGCATTGTGGAAGAAATTATCCGTAAAATTGAGCTGATACAAAACTGA
- the gnd gene encoding decarboxylating NADP(+)-dependent phosphogluconate dehydrogenase — MAGKSDIGLYGLGVMGQSLALNFEDRGWTVSVFNRMEGDEKKIIGQFMENRAAGKKITPAQTVKDFVISLERPRKIVLMVSAGKAVDSVISTLIPHLEKGDILVDGGNSYFGDTERRWKELEEKGIRFVGMGVSGGEEGARFGPSMMPGGSAGAWNEIQPIMESAAAVSGGGESCCRWIGSGGSGHFVKMVHNGIEYGDMQIIAEACDLMQRVFDMSADEISTVFRRWNEGRLNGYLTEITADIFAFKDSDGEPLVHRILDAAGQKGTGRWTVVTALELGIPVPVISAAVSSRGFSAFKELRKVISEKSPVSFPRDIPQESLDERVSQLEQAVIAARLINLAEGFCLIREGSDAHGWDIDAKSVAKIWQGGCIIRSEMLVDVAEAFSGNPQLVHLLLNESIHSEIESAYPGLTATVALAGEAGVAVPAISAALNQFNSLRSATLPANIIQAQRDYFGAHTYERTDRPRGEFFHTDWKKKKPYLRDEK, encoded by the coding sequence ATGGCAGGAAAATCAGATATCGGGCTGTATGGACTTGGAGTAATGGGGCAGAGTCTTGCACTCAATTTTGAGGATCGTGGATGGACGGTCTCGGTTTTTAACAGAATGGAGGGAGATGAGAAGAAGATTATCGGTCAGTTTATGGAGAATCGTGCAGCCGGCAAAAAAATCACTCCGGCGCAAACTGTAAAAGATTTTGTGATCTCCCTGGAACGTCCGCGGAAAATTGTGCTGATGGTGAGCGCGGGAAAAGCGGTGGATTCTGTCATATCAACCCTCATTCCTCATCTTGAAAAGGGAGATATCCTCGTGGATGGAGGAAACTCCTATTTTGGAGACACAGAACGAAGATGGAAAGAACTTGAGGAGAAAGGAATCCGGTTTGTGGGGATGGGCGTTTCCGGCGGAGAGGAGGGCGCCCGTTTCGGGCCATCGATGATGCCGGGCGGATCGGCGGGTGCGTGGAATGAAATTCAGCCGATAATGGAGAGTGCGGCAGCAGTGAGCGGTGGCGGGGAATCGTGCTGCAGATGGATCGGGAGCGGCGGATCGGGCCATTTCGTAAAGATGGTCCACAACGGAATTGAATATGGGGATATGCAGATCATCGCAGAAGCGTGCGACCTGATGCAGCGTGTTTTTGATATGAGTGCTGATGAAATCTCCACGGTTTTCCGCCGGTGGAACGAGGGACGTTTGAATGGATATCTGACTGAAATTACCGCTGATATCTTTGCTTTTAAAGACTCTGACGGCGAGCCGCTGGTACATCGAATCCTGGATGCCGCCGGTCAGAAAGGAACCGGTAGGTGGACTGTAGTTACCGCTCTCGAACTCGGTATTCCCGTTCCGGTGATTTCCGCAGCGGTCAGCAGCCGCGGATTTTCTGCATTTAAAGAACTGCGAAAGGTGATCTCGGAAAAAAGTCCGGTCAGTTTTCCCAGGGATATCCCGCAAGAAAGCCTGGATGAAAGAGTGAGTCAATTGGAACAAGCAGTTATTGCCGCCCGGCTGATCAACCTCGCGGAAGGCTTCTGCCTGATCCGTGAAGGATCCGACGCACACGGCTGGGATATTGATGCAAAATCAGTTGCAAAAATCTGGCAGGGCGGGTGTATCATCCGGTCTGAAATGCTGGTCGATGTTGCTGAAGCGTTTTCCGGAAACCCGCAACTTGTTCATTTGTTATTAAATGAAAGCATTCATTCTGAAATTGAATCTGCATACCCCGGACTGACCGCAACCGTGGCACTGGCCGGAGAGGCAGGTGTTGCAGTGCCGGCAATTTCAGCAGCGCTGAATCAATTCAACTCGCTGCGATCCGCAACTCTTCCTGCCAATATTATCCAGGCTCAGCGTGATTACTTTGGGGCGCATACCTACGAACGAACCGACCGGCCCCGTGGTGAATTTTTTCACACCGATTGGAAAAAGAAAAAACCGTATTTGAGAGACGAAAAATAA
- a CDS encoding nucleotide excision repair endonuclease: MPLKTETLFPPEPLLLNRLGAEVFDSVPTTPGIYRFYDREGNLLYVGKAKNLRRRIFTYKQASSGSVSGKVARMIGRIGSFDFEETETEMEALLLENRWIREKRPPFNHANKQTEAYYYVYIQISKESLEFRLAMRIHEETEPEHWHGSFKGHRPVRIAFGRMLQLLWMAENRCCCPHHLPVQLTRRLTPMRYTLYWNGKNSLSYLCNLKDLINRWITGEACELLDLFNVWIGEGENMTPFQARYLESGLETLRQFYERKLVVHRKLQKLLPEGDRLISQECLDDYLARISHTTLMESR, encoded by the coding sequence ATGCCGCTGAAAACCGAAACCCTTTTTCCGCCGGAACCATTGCTGCTCAACAGATTGGGAGCCGAAGTGTTCGATTCTGTTCCAACGACGCCAGGCATCTATCGATTTTACGACCGGGAGGGTAACCTTCTCTACGTGGGTAAGGCGAAAAATCTGCGGAGACGTATTTTTACCTATAAACAGGCATCATCCGGCAGTGTTTCTGGGAAAGTTGCGAGGATGATCGGCCGGATCGGTTCATTTGATTTTGAAGAGACCGAAACAGAAATGGAAGCACTGCTTCTCGAAAATCGCTGGATCAGGGAGAAGCGTCCGCCTTTCAATCACGCCAATAAACAGACGGAAGCGTATTATTATGTGTATATACAAATAAGTAAAGAGTCACTTGAGTTTCGCCTGGCGATGCGAATTCACGAAGAGACAGAGCCGGAACACTGGCACGGTTCCTTTAAAGGTCACCGGCCCGTTCGGATTGCCTTCGGGCGGATGCTTCAGCTGCTCTGGATGGCTGAAAATCGGTGTTGTTGTCCGCACCATCTGCCGGTTCAGCTTACACGCCGTCTCACCCCAATGCGATATACTCTTTACTGGAACGGAAAAAACTCGCTGTCATATCTTTGTAACCTGAAGGACCTCATCAATCGCTGGATTACAGGTGAGGCGTGTGAACTGCTCGATTTGTTCAATGTTTGGATTGGTGAAGGAGAAAATATGACCCCATTCCAGGCCCGGTATTTAGAATCAGGACTGGAAACACTGAGACAGTTTTACGAACGCAAACTCGTGGTTCACAGAAAATTACAAAAACTTCTCCCGGAAGGTGACCGGCTAATTTCACAGGAGTGCCTGGATGATTATTTAGCCCGAATATCTCACACAACTTTAATGGAAAGCCGGTAA
- a CDS encoding PAS domain S-box protein produces MDSSVISDLIEELQKPGELNGTVRSKLMEVLRSYEERNVRDNLIKSLTEISKGMVSAKNWTKLLRASFRKLGKGILADRICYYELSPENGTGSKGMTLKVEWNSEHALEEFGITSRRILPDDLYYELFTTLQNRSPFQTFRSHQHKGELKNLMVDDGVNTLLLLPVILSDSLYGIIRIDTCKHFRSWSDREISLLQPIVFQVRNLLEKRNMEKQIFNIHNQARIGTWEMDLDNNGVIWSPITKEIFGFPPDTKPDMDMIMEIFANEESQKKVLEAVERAKTTGEPYDMELQVRTANGEYKWIRDTGQAEIRNGKCVRLYGIVQDIHKRKVAELESQKNKQLLEAITQKTDVAVWVRNYSGEIIFVNREWKKIFGLDKEHLEGKNVYDLFEKKVADDLIKSDRKVLQMNDQVVFEEYIDTAQGHRHYMVNKFPIVGIPGLEDAAGGIGTDITEIKKTEKQLQRAEQKLRDIIEHSTNLFYTHNIENELTYVSPQSVEFLGYEPHEARRRWIEFVTDHPANEYGIKCTQKAIETGKTQPPFELQLKKGNGEIIWVEVNEAPVVKDGKTVSIAGSLTDITERKKAQEAIKANLKEKNTLLAEIHHRVKNNLAVVASLMQLQAMESTSEELEEQLIESVLRIKSMASIHEHLYKTDTFSRLNFGNNLKGLISDIINTMQYSSQIDLKFEFEDVFLNVNQAIPSSLIINEVVTNIIKHGFKGLKSGYILATLSQTGDEITLKIEDNGRGFPDDFNPDSTNTLGMQLIKTLTTQLEGTYNYTSLDKGVRFSLTFQANQLPS; encoded by the coding sequence ATGGACTCGAGTGTAATATCGGACCTTATTGAAGAGCTCCAGAAACCGGGCGAGTTGAACGGTACTGTACGATCGAAACTGATGGAGGTTTTGAGATCGTATGAAGAGAGAAATGTACGTGATAACCTGATAAAATCTCTTACTGAAATCAGTAAAGGGATGGTGTCGGCAAAAAACTGGACGAAACTACTCAGAGCAAGTTTCAGGAAACTTGGCAAAGGTATCCTCGCTGATCGCATCTGCTATTATGAACTCAGCCCCGAAAACGGTACCGGTTCGAAGGGAATGACCCTGAAAGTAGAATGGAACAGTGAACATGCTCTTGAGGAATTTGGAATAACCAGCCGGCGGATTCTTCCGGATGATTTGTATTACGAACTTTTTACCACGCTACAGAATCGAAGTCCGTTTCAGACCTTCCGAAGTCATCAGCATAAGGGTGAGCTGAAAAACCTGATGGTGGATGATGGTGTCAACACCTTACTCCTTCTGCCTGTTATTCTATCTGATTCTCTCTACGGGATCATTCGTATCGACACGTGTAAACATTTCCGTTCATGGTCGGATCGCGAGATATCACTGCTTCAGCCAATTGTATTCCAGGTCCGGAACTTGCTGGAGAAACGAAATATGGAGAAACAGATTTTCAATATCCATAATCAGGCCCGAATCGGTACGTGGGAAATGGATCTTGATAACAATGGGGTCATCTGGTCACCCATCACAAAAGAGATTTTCGGTTTTCCGCCGGATACGAAGCCGGATATGGATATGATTATGGAGATTTTTGCGAACGAAGAATCTCAAAAAAAGGTGTTAGAAGCGGTAGAGAGAGCCAAAACAACAGGCGAACCCTATGATATGGAACTGCAGGTTCGTACCGCAAATGGAGAATATAAATGGATCCGGGATACAGGCCAGGCGGAAATCAGGAACGGTAAATGTGTGCGGCTTTATGGCATAGTCCAGGACATTCATAAGCGTAAAGTAGCAGAGCTGGAATCGCAGAAAAATAAACAACTGCTCGAAGCGATCACCCAAAAAACCGATGTGGCAGTGTGGGTCCGTAATTATTCCGGAGAGATTATCTTTGTGAACCGTGAATGGAAAAAAATATTCGGACTCGATAAAGAACATCTCGAAGGAAAAAATGTGTACGACCTTTTCGAAAAAAAGGTGGCGGATGACCTGATTAAATCAGATCGCAAAGTTTTGCAAATGAACGATCAGGTAGTGTTTGAAGAGTATATCGACACAGCACAGGGCCACCGGCACTATATGGTAAACAAGTTCCCGATCGTTGGTATACCTGGCCTGGAAGATGCTGCCGGAGGAATTGGTACAGATATAACTGAAATTAAAAAAACCGAGAAACAGCTTCAGAGAGCAGAACAGAAATTGCGTGATATTATCGAACACAGCACCAACCTTTTCTACACGCACAATATTGAAAACGAATTAACATACGTAAGCCCTCAATCGGTTGAATTTCTTGGCTATGAACCACATGAGGCCAGGCGGAGATGGATTGAGTTTGTAACCGATCATCCGGCAAACGAGTATGGCATAAAATGCACTCAAAAAGCGATTGAGACAGGAAAAACTCAGCCGCCATTTGAACTACAGTTAAAGAAAGGGAACGGTGAAATCATCTGGGTCGAGGTCAATGAAGCACCTGTCGTTAAAGACGGGAAAACAGTCTCAATTGCGGGTTCACTTACCGATATCACCGAACGGAAAAAAGCGCAGGAAGCGATCAAAGCGAACCTGAAAGAGAAAAACACGCTTCTGGCAGAGATACATCACCGGGTAAAAAATAACCTGGCCGTTGTGGCAAGCCTGATGCAGCTTCAGGCGATGGAATCTACTTCCGAAGAACTCGAAGAGCAGCTGATTGAAAGTGTTCTCCGCATTAAATCGATGGCTTCCATTCACGAGCACCTCTACAAAACCGATACGTTTTCTCGTCTCAATTTTGGCAATAATCTTAAGGGACTTATATCAGATATCATCAACACCATGCAGTACTCATCACAAATCGATCTGAAGTTTGAATTCGAAGATGTGTTCCTGAATGTGAACCAGGCCATACCAAGCTCGCTGATCATAAATGAAGTGGTGACCAATATTATCAAGCATGGTTTTAAAGGATTGAAAAGCGGGTATATTCTGGCCACGCTCAGCCAGACCGGTGATGAGATAACGCTGAAAATTGAGGATAACGGGCGTGGTTTCCCGGATGATTTTAATCCCGACTCTACAAATACTCTCGGGATGCAGCTCATAAAAACACTGACTACCCAGCTCGAAGGTACATACAACTATACTTCTTTAGACAAGGGCGTCCGCTTTTCACTCACTTTCCAGGCCAATCAGTTGCCCTCCTGA